The stretch of DNA TTGTGAATAGGGAAGCATTCAGTCACATGGTGGTAAATATGAATACTGCAAACTGCCTTGATCTCATCTCGCCCGAGGTGTTGATGATCATGCATTGTATGTCGCTCCCCACAGACCAAATACAAAACCTCGCGGCGAGGTCGCTATTCACATTCATGTTCTGATAGCCAAATCATGATCTCGTAATTACAGAGCTAACCCCTTTTTAATCTGTTCGAAGCGCGTAAACTGAGCACATCATCATTGCGTCAGGTGTACCCGCTGGTTTGATTTAAAGGGATCGAAGCTGAGCGATTTCGGCCATCGACCACACGAGTTGGCGAGCACATAGGACCGGTTTACTTTGTCACAGACTAGGTGAATTGACTTTTGAATCAACTAAAACTTCCTACATTTCATCGGCTACAAGCAAAGCTGAATGAACTTGCCCCATCGAATGCAGAAGTAATCTGCACGATGATACAAAATATCTTTGGCTTATCATCCGATATTGATGGCCTACTTGAAGTATTAGAAGTTCTCGGCAGCCTATTTTCAACTGATCCATGGCCTGGATACCCTCTACTCAATCAGTCACAGAAAGACGTCGATGCTCTATTGTTACTTTGTGAACTCAAGGCCCGTTTTCCAGACATAATCATTAAAACGTATTCCGGCTCGCAGATTAAACATACCGTGGCGGATCGCCCATTAATGGCGACTTGGCAAACTCAACATAAACTCTTCAGCAAACCCCAAGTCCAAATTGGCCAATTTTTGCAAGCCACGTTGTTCATTTGGCGGAGCCAGAATCCTGGAGAGATTCCTAGTGCGATTATTGAATTTTGTGCTGCCGTACGGAGGTTACTCAATAAAGATGTCCCTTCGGATTGGCCAGAATCGGGACCTCCTGACTTATGGTTATCCAAGCTCATGTATGCGGCAGAACATAAGGATCACCCGCTGCATCGATGTCTCAAAGGAATGAGATTCGTTCTCCAAGCATTGGAGCGTGTTCCACCAAAGTTAACTTCCGAAAATATCAGACCTCAGTACACGCAGCAAAACGACATTAAGCAGAAATCTTACTTCCAAAACTTTGGTTCTACATACCAGCGGCACTCGCCCATCAATACTCACAATCAAACCCCGAGATTACCTCAATCTTTTTCGATTTATCGTGCGCCTATTGATGAGGAAGATGGTGAACCATCACTTGATATTTGGTTACGCGATGACGATGGGAACGTAGGTGGCCTTGGCGTCTTTGACCAATACGCACGACTGCGAGAAGCACGGTATCGCACAGCGCGTGAGAATAATTACCTACCATGGGATTGGCATGTCCTCAACCCCGCCGAATTACAAGTACTTATCCCACTTTTACTTCAGGAGCAACGCCCCCAATTCCAAACAGCTGTCACTTTATGCTTAATTACAATCGCATGCGGCGTCGATTTTCGTGATCTATTAAATGCTCGCTTTGTTGATGAGTGGGACGAGTTACCTGAGCTGCAAATTTGTACCAAATCGCAGGAGTGGCGACGCAGATTTCCGCAATTCCCAGGACGATATACGCCATCAATTGAACAAACAGCAGCCCTCCACCCTCATCAAGAAGAATTAACGCTACCACTACCCAAGGCACTGACAATAATGCTGGAGTCATCGCCTGTACAGGCAACAACCGTTGCTAAGCGATTTGGTTTTCAAAATCCAGAAACGATTGAATCCTGTATGCAGGAATGGCTCACCGACCAAAGAAGACAACACCCCTCCTTGCGCGCGACACCCGCGCGATTACGACGAATTATTTTTGATGAAGGTATACGCGACCATGGCGATGAACTCATCGCAAGCCTGACGATCAATAGCGCTCAATTTGCTCCGAATGTTGGTTTTTACTATTACTCAGCCCCCGTATCTAACCTGACTAAGTTGTACTGCAAACATCTAGACTCAATTGGACTTTCTGCAACCCACAGCAGCAAATACTCTGACGTACGAATAGGAAGTCATCTCTATAGTGATGCTCAATGGCATGCAGACCAACTGAAATCACGCATTGACGAAATTACTGCCCAGCGTTCCCTCGCATTTCGGTGTGAATACGATGAATTAAGGCATTTCCATACCCAAATAGCTTGTTATACCGCTTGGCTTCTACAATGTGCGACCGGGCATCGTGCAGCAGAACAGTTCAGCTTTGGAATGCCTACGATTGCTCTGGACGGATGGGCCATCCTTAGGGACAAAGTAGTTGATGAAGCTCACCGAGCGAGACTAGTGCGTCTATCGCCGCTCGCCAGAGAACAAATTGAAGCATATTGCGCGCATCTACGTGGCTTAGCTCAACGCTTAGCTAAATTTAACTCGGAGTCTGCGGAACACATTGGACGAATGAGCGTTTTACCAGGACTTCAGATCGGGGGCTGTAATTGGTTATTTTTACTACCAACCTCTCCAAAGCAAGCATTACTGAAACTAGGCAGCGCTGAAGTCCAAGCGTTTCTTCAACTAAAACCGAGGCTACCGAACAATCTATCTCGACATTGGTTTATTTCTGCATTGAGGGAGCGAGGGTTAGCTGGAGAATGGGTATCAGGTGCGGCTGGACATATTCAGACGGGACAACAGCCATGGTCATCCAGTAATACAGTTTCACCAGTGACTATATCAAAACAGTGGGATCAGATCGTAGATGGCTGGCTTAAGGAATTAGGTTTTGAAATCTGCACAGGAATTCCTGTGATCCACAAAAAACGCACCCCACATTCAAAGACGCATTCAAATTTAACTGCATTACCACCAACCAGGGCATCAGAAGAAGCCCATAAAAAAAGCACTTCCGCAGCCAAAGCCCTCTTCAAAAAAGCCTTCAGCCAACACACAATTGAAGATCTAACCAACTCCAAAGAGTTACAAGATCAGGTATTCAACTATATTGCTCGATCTGATGAAGTCACTGAGGGCCAAAAAAAGCATCTAATTAATGCGCTAACTCGATATCTTCGACGCAAAACAAAAATGCCTACAAGTGGATTTGTTCTTAATTGTCCCGCAGAGGCTGCATCGTTCCATTACGATCACTTACTATGTGTTGAGCGTGGGAACTGGTTACGCCAGAAATTGCCATCCTGCCTGCCAGACGATCCGTCAAATTTGTCACTTCCAGAGTTACTCGCCTGGGCTCATCTCTGTTTAATTATTGAGTCAGGACTACTCGATCCAAGCGCAGCACTGCTTGCTATTCTATCTGGTGGCTTACGGCAATTTAGTGGGAAAGTGTGGTTGCAATGGCATGACAATCACCGTTTGGTTAGATGCTGGCCTGGTCCCCTCTCAACCCTGATGCTATTAGCCATATACGCCCGCCCCATACACGAGTGGCCAGCCAATAGATTGGGCGAAAAAGCACAAAGCGCCCAAGAAATCATTTGGCCTCAAGCCAGTTTTTTCTCTGCTCTCAGTAACATCATGAAAAATAATTTTCAGCTGACTCAAACTTGGCCAGCTGACCCCATACTTCGTACCGCCACAGATATTAAGAAGGTCATGCAAGCGTGGCAACAGCAAAATTGGTCCGGATTAGTTTCTAGCTATACGCGCTCAGAAACTAAAGCATGGGCGATTCCAGAGGATAATTTATTACGTCTTCTGACGGGAAAACGTATAGATCTTGGGACAAGCGAGTCTGATGAAAATTTAACTAAAATACCGTTCCTTTCTCCTCAGCAGGCTGACAATCAAAATACCCGACAAGCAGCCAAAAGCCTAAGGAATTGCATTCTTGAATATAAGGAAGGAACAGCTACAGGCATTCACTCTGCGAAAGGAGTGATTGAGCAAATCAAGCACGAGGAATCTAATTGGAACGATCAAGATGTAGGACAAATTGTATTTTTGCTTGCTCAATATGCAAAAGAACTACTATCTAGAAAGAAAAATGGTAAAAAAAGGTACAAACAAAGCACCATTATCAATTATGTCTTTGGCGCAGGAGAGCCACTATTAACTTCATGCTGGGCTGACAATATCCTTGAATATGATACAGAGAATTTCGAAGAAATTTATAGGTTGGCGTTAAATTACAATGAGAAGCCAACTAGCAAGAAATGGCGTGGTAAATATATTCGGTATTTTCATGAATATATTTCCAAGATTTATGAGGTTCCACCCGTAAATTTTGCCCAAATTGACCCTGCATTTTCGGGGATTACCAGCCTAGTGAATGCTCAAATTATTCGATATCAAGAATATAGTGATGCAAAATCATTGCTACGCGAAGATTTTTTTGCCACACCTGAAGAGCAAGTACTGCAAGAGCTTGCAATTATATTGACGTTCCGATTCGGCCTACGTATTTCAGAATGTCTACGCCTTAGGCGGTGTGACATAGTTTTTAAAAATGATCTTGTCATAGCATATGTGCAGCGGAGTAAATTTGGGGCACCAAAATCCCGGGCAGGGTTTCGGCAGGTACCATGCTGGACCTTAGCAGATGATGAAAATGAGTTACTTATGCGAAGATTGGCTTCACTTGAAGCTCAATTTGGCGCGAATAGTCAAACACCAATTTTCTGTAGTAATGAACGTACTGATGAATTAATTGAGCAATCTCGCATAAAACAACGACTACTGTTAGCACTTAAACTAGCAACCGGCAACAATCATTGCAGAATTCATGATGCACGCCATACTTTCGCTAGTACCATCACTTATTTAGCAAATCGAGACCACTCTCATTGGAGAGAAGAGTTTGAAAAGTGGTTTCCTGGGGGGATTGAGCGCGCACAAGAGGTTTGGCTTGGGAGTAGAACCCCAACTCGCAGATTGATGTATGCATTAAGTGTTCATTTAGGTCATGCGCAATTAGGAACAACATTTGAAAGTTACACACATTCACTTGACTTATGCCAAGCCTCATTCATGCAGCAACATCCAATCACAATACCAATCATGCGAAAACTGGCTGGATGGACGGGACTTACCGAATCTGCAATCAAAGTCCGCCGCCATAGGGAAGATACAGATGAGGGATTTTGGGAGGGACTAATATCATTCACAATTAAGAAAAATAACCTGCCAGAAATTATTATTAAATTTGAACATAATCGACCATCACTGCTACCTACCCGTTCAATCGACAATCAATGCAACTTAAGTCTACTTCACAAGACAATCATCAGCTTAAATTCAGGATTAACTCAAGCCGAAGTAACCTCCCATTTTGGGTTTTCAGCAAATCAAGTTGAACAAATCCACAAGAGCTACAGCAAGCTAAAGAGTGAGACAGGTTATCAAGGATTTGACAAGGAAACGACTAGCCGCTATTTCAATAATAATTTTTATAACGATCTTGAGGGAAAAATTATCGCATTTTTGAAAACTTATCCTGAGCAAGGCAGGAGGGTCCTTAATACTTGGCGCGGGAATTATGAAAAAAACAGATCCGGTTTAGCTATTGCAGACCAGCAAGAGCAAGAGGTTTGGAAAGAATTTCTACTCGCAATTGGTGCGCAAGGAACATATCAATCAATCCGAACAACAGATATTAATGTCTGCACTCCTCATGAAACCTTATTCAGAGGCCCAAGATATCCAAGTCAGATACGTGAGCGCCGTATCACAAAATTTGCGCCTGTCATTCTAGCGATTTTTCATCCTCATCAAGACAAAATTCCGGCTTCTAGATCTCTAGCCCAACAAGAGTTACATCATATCCTCGCATTAACTATTATTCACAACCATCTTTATCAAATTTCCCCATTGCCTCAAAACATTTAAGCAATGGGGATTTGGACTGTCAAAAACTAGCAAATTACTTTACTCACAACACCAGTCTTTTTGGAGCGATCTAGTAGGTTCACAATACTTTTAAAATGCAACTCGATCGCTGAATCAGGCTCTTGGCCAAGCTTTTGCACAAGCTTTTCAAGACTATCACTCGCAATGTTGAGTAAATGGTGGCCTTTATGCATCGTTGATACTTCGATTTTCTTTTTATCAAAGAAAACAGATACGACCCTCACCTTTTCAACAAAGTCCAGCTCCTCGGCTACTGCACAGTTTACTTTTGGTAATGTTTCTATTTTGATTTCATTGAAGTCACGCGGCTCTTTATTCTTCATTTGGAGTAGAAGCATATCCTTGACTGGCTTTGGTATATTTTCATCATCTATGGGCTCACCGGCAACCAACTTCTCATGAACCGCGATGCTTTGCTCTTTTACGTCGTTCAAAATTTGAATTGGAGGCTTTTCAATTACCCCTCCTCCCTTTAGAACGGGTTCTACTGCAAAAACCATCCTGAATTCATTCTCATTTGCACATACATCTGTGTGAATGACATTGAACGTACTCGAGACAAAATCATTAGTAAATTTCAGTTGCTTCTGCAGTTCCTTGCATTCAACTGTAACCCCCTTACCATCGGGAGATTTACCAATATTCAACTCTAACGTATGTTCGATTAATTGTTGAGTCATTTTGACAATCCTTTCAGTTAGAAAATAAAAATGTGTAGATGCATCAGCAGCTCATCACTAACAATACGTCTACGTAGCTATTTTTAAATGGATTACTTAAAAGGAGAAGGGGAAACGAGCAGAAATTTGGTATAAAACGCCCAAATCATCACATAAACTTAAAAAGACTCTTTTTAGAATTCCTACACTGTTGTCGCCGACCGAAAATTGACCCACGGGTCAGATTTCAATCGGCGCGAACAACAATGCCATTGCAGCTCGCGGAGCGGCTGCAATCTTTCCCACGCGGGAGAACGCATAGTTTTTTTGGCCAGAAAATACCGCGGATGCACAAGCTCGAAATGCGATTTTGCATGCGACCAAATACTTGGGTATAGCCATCTGGAAAAAGTGGTCGGGCTACCATCGGCGCAGCTTGGTGGAAACGAAAATGCGATGTTTCAAATTACTCGGTGAACGAGTGATGGCGCGGGACTTTGATCGTCAGGTAACGGAGTTGCAAGTGCCTGAAGCGATCCTAAATCGCTTCAGGTAACTGGGTACACCGACGACGGTGTGTTCGGAATAAATCCGTCTGGAGTTTGGGTTAATTCGTCTTCAAGCTGATTTGTACAACAAAGCCATTTTGAGCAGTAAGCCATAGTCAAAGACCGCTTACGATTAAGCTCCTCCAGACCTTAACTTTGCCCTGCCCTTATAAAGATCACAACTAGCATTCAGACTTAAGCCATCTGCATTGCATGAAGCCTTGCATAGTAACCATCGGGTTTGCTAACAAGTTCTTGGTGCGGGCCTTCTTCAACAATTTGTCCTCGGTCCATAGCAATAATCCGGTTTGAATTCCGCACTGCGGACAGTCTATGCGCAATAATAAGTACAGTACGTCCCGAACAAATTGCTTTCATGTTGTTTTGAATGATTCGCTCCGACTCATAATCAAGCGCACTAGTCGCTTCATCAAAAATTAAAATCCGAGGATTTGTTACTAGCGCTCGAGCGATCGCAACTCGTTGACGCTGCCCGCCAGATAAACCGGTGCCGTGTTCGCCAACATGGGTGTCATAACCTTCAGGCAACTCAACGATAAACTCATGAGCTCCAGCAAGTTTGGCTGCATAAATCACACGATCCATGCTCATACCGGGATCTGCCAATGCGATGTTGTCGCGAATACTTCGGTTGAACAACAAGTTCTCTTGCAAGACCACGCCAATTTGTCGACGTAACCATGCGGGATCAGCGAGGCTTAAATCAACACCATCGATTAATACTCGACCACGTTCTGGTACATACAGCCTCTGTAAGAGCTTGGTGAGTGTGCTTTTGCCAGATCCAGAGCGACCAACAATTCCAATAACCTCACCAGCATTAATCTTCAAATTAATGCCGCGCAAGATTTCTGGCGCATCAGGGCGATAGCGAAAATGAATCTGATCAAACTCGATATGACCTTGAATGGGAGGAAGTTGTGCTCGATTCTGGTTGATTTCAGTGCGAGTATTCAGAATATCGCCGAGACGCTGCATCGAAATGCCCACCTGCTGAAAATCTTGCCACAGTTGCGCCAAGCGCATCACAGGACTTGCTACTCGACCCGCGAGCATATTAAAGGCAATCAACTGACCGACAGTCAGATCTCCTTCGATGACTAACTTGGCTCCGATCCACATGGTTGCAATCACAACGACTTTTTGAATCAGGTTGACGCCTTGGCTACCGATATTTGCCAGTTGTGTCACTTTGAACCCAGCAGCAACATAACCCGCTAATTGATTATCCCAACGACGCGTTACCTGTGGCTCAACAGCCATGGACTTAATGGTTTCTACCCCATTGATCGTTTCGACTAAAAACGATTGATTTTCTGCGCCGCGTGCGAATTTTTCATCTAGTCGGACTTTCAAAATTGGTGTGATAAGAACGGAGAGCAACACATAACAAGGCAAAGACAACACAACAATCAGAGTCAACCAACCGCTGTAGTAAAACATGACGGCCAAAAAAACGACAGAAAAGACAAGATCTAATACCGATGTAAGTGCCTGACCGGTGAGGAAGTTGCGAATATTTTCCAATTCACGTACGCGAGCAACGGAATCACCGACTCGTCGAGCTTGAAAATACGCTAAAGGCAGTGCGAGTAAATGCCTAAATAATTTTGCGCCCAACTCCACATCGATACGGTTTGTTGTATGGGAGAACACATAGGTGCGTAATGCCGTCATCCCAACTTCAAAGACTGAAATTACCAACAAACCAAGCGCCAAGACATCGAGCGTGGTCAAACCACGATGAACCAGCACTTTGTCCATGATGACCTGAAAAAACAGTGGCGTTGCTAAACCAATGAGTTGCAAGACAAACGATACGAGTAAAACTTCCCCAAGCAGCTTGCGATATTTAACAATTGCGGGAATAAACCAAGAGAAGTCAAAACGCGCAAGATCACCAGCTAAACTAGCACGTGACGTAAACAGGATCAGACGAGCAGACCATTTGGTTAGCCATTCATCTTTGCTGATTTTTTGCGGGCGACCAAATAAGGGATCCTGGATAAGAATCTCATTCCCTTCGATTTTTGCGAGGATAACCCATCCTCCTTCGATGGTCTTTGCCATTGCGGGTAAAGGGGTTCGTTCTAATCGATCAAAATGGGTATCGACTGCTTTGACTTTAAGTCCGGATTTTTTTGCTGCCAATAGAACATCGGATTCAGTGAGAGTACCCTGATCACTCGCATACTCATGCTTTATCTGCTCAGGTTCAATTGCAATTTGATGATATCGCGCCAGCATGACCAAGCAAGCCAAGGCAGAATCAATTGGTTGTTCATTCCCCCCCAAGTCGGGCGGGATGGTATTTGCATTCATAATTCAACTCAAAAAAATATATCCGCCCCCTGTTCGGAGGGCGGATACAAGTTGTGGCTTCGCCTATCTTAGTGCCAGTTTGCAGCCAGTACCGGCTGTAGCTGCTCACGATACTGATCAGGAAGAGCGGTTTCTGCAGAGGATGGCGGCGCCATTCCTGCCATTGCAGACACCAAGGCGTCTACTTGGGTATTGAGCAACGTTTTCCCATCTGCTGTTTTAATTTGCTCAATTTGATGGCTAATGTACCAATCCTTGATCACCACTTGGCCATCGCCACCAATGACGTCGATTTCCAGATTGTTCCCCGTTCGTTTGAACCACAACTCATCGGATTTAATACCTTCCATGTTCAAGTTATCGTTCCCACCCCAATCAAGGATCTGATCACGACCATCACCACGAGCATAGTGATAAGTATCGCCTTCCCAGTCGGCCACGATGATGTCATTACCTTTGCCGCCGCGGATATCATTACCTCCACCACTAGCATAAATGTCATCATCACCATCACCACCATCGATGATATCGGCGCCGAATTGCGCCCGGATGATGTCGTTCCCTGCGCCTCCCAAGAGCGTGTTATTTCCACCCCGTCCATCGATGTAATCATTGCCAGTGCCACCGTTGATGAAGTCGTCGCCCCAATCACCAGTTAACGTGTCATTACCAGCACCAGCAATAATTCGATCTTTACCACCCATGCCTTGAATCACATCATTGCCATTAGTGCCAATGAGCGTTTCATCGCGCCAATCACCGTTTTTGGTAATTCCTGGATGTAATGGCATAACCAGCTTGAATACATCATCAGCATGCAGCCCGTAACGATCTGTCGCTCGCACATTAATGTCCCAGTTACCCAGAATTTCAGGGTCAATATCAGCGTGGAATTGGCCTTTTGTTGCATCAAACTTGAGCCAAGTTGGCAATGCAGAACCATCCGCCAACGTTGCTGATAGCGTGAGAACATCGCCGGCATCTGGATCGATGAAGGTTCCATTTGGCACACTAACATCGATTGGCCCAGGCGAGACAAAGCTCACATCAGCCAATGGATTCACCAATTTTGGAGGGCGATTAATTAATTCAGCCAGATTGCGGACTGTGCCATCTGCAAATTCCACTTTGGCAGTAGGTAGAGTCTGCTCAGCGGAGTAAGGATCGTAATTCATTTGAATTGTATCTCCCGCAACTCCGTAATGAATCAGCAAACTATTTGGTGCATATTCAAATGAAAGGCTACTTAAAGTAATGCCCGATCCAAATCGCAGCGTATTGATACCGCCAGAACCATTCTCTTGTGTATCGCTCACCGTGTCGTGACCATCACCTTGATCAAACAGGAATACATCGTTACCTAGACCACCAATGAGGACATCATTGCCAGCCCCACCGCGCAATGTGTCATCACCAGCACGGCCATCCAGTGTATTTGCACCAGAATTCCCAACCAGCAGATTTGCTGAAGTATTACCCGTCCCAGAAATATTCCCTCCCTCTACCAAGGTGAGGTTTTCAATATTGCTGGTTAAGGTAAAGGTTGCACTAGCGATAACAGAGTCGGTCCCTTCGTTGGTAAATTCGGTGACGGTGTCATTACTGTTGTCGACATAGTAAAGATCATTTCCTTTACCACCGTACATACGATCTGCACCCAACAAGCCGTTCAAGATGTTGTCGCCATCATTACCAACTAAGCGGTTATCCAGCGCATTCCCTGTTGCCGTCAGATTGTCTTTACCTAACAGAGTTAAGTTCTCAACATTTTCACCCAGCGTATAACTCAGATTAGTGCGAACAGTGTCATCCCCTGCATTGGCTGATTCAATAACGACATCGCCGACATTATCAACGATATAAATGTCATTACCTAAGCCGCCATCCATTTCATCGGCACCTTCACCACCATCTAATTGGTCATTACCGTCTTGACCATATAGCCAGTCTTTGTCATCACCACCAGCTAATTGGTCATCACCAACGCCTCCAAGTAATGCATCATTCCCAGCTTCACCAAAGAGAATATCGTCACCTTCGCGTCCGTCCAGCACATCATTACCCCAGCCGCCGGAGACAAAGTCATCGCCTTCGCCTGCAAAGACCAAATCATTTCCACCTTCAGCGTAGATTTGGTCATTCCCGGTATTACCGAAGACCATGTCATTACCAAGGCCAGCGTAGATCACATCGTTGCCTTCACCACCATCAACAAAGTCGTTATCTGCGCCGCTATAGATCACATCATTGCCAGCCTCACCCAAGATGGCATCATTGCCCACATCGTCATAGATGAAGTCATCACCAGCCCCTGCTTTGACAATACTATTGCCTTTACTAGCGAGGAGAATGTCGTCGCCACTCGTACCCTGTGTTTCGGTGCCAGATGGACTGAATGGTGATGTAGGTACAACTGTTGTTGAACCATCCACATTGGGGACTTGAACCTCAGGACGAGTGGCTAGCGTCACGTCACCT from Chitinibacter fontanus encodes:
- a CDS encoding tyrosine-type recombinase/integrase; amino-acid sequence: MNQLKLPTFHRLQAKLNELAPSNAEVICTMIQNIFGLSSDIDGLLEVLEVLGSLFSTDPWPGYPLLNQSQKDVDALLLLCELKARFPDIIIKTYSGSQIKHTVADRPLMATWQTQHKLFSKPQVQIGQFLQATLFIWRSQNPGEIPSAIIEFCAAVRRLLNKDVPSDWPESGPPDLWLSKLMYAAEHKDHPLHRCLKGMRFVLQALERVPPKLTSENIRPQYTQQNDIKQKSYFQNFGSTYQRHSPINTHNQTPRLPQSFSIYRAPIDEEDGEPSLDIWLRDDDGNVGGLGVFDQYARLREARYRTARENNYLPWDWHVLNPAELQVLIPLLLQEQRPQFQTAVTLCLITIACGVDFRDLLNARFVDEWDELPELQICTKSQEWRRRFPQFPGRYTPSIEQTAALHPHQEELTLPLPKALTIMLESSPVQATTVAKRFGFQNPETIESCMQEWLTDQRRQHPSLRATPARLRRIIFDEGIRDHGDELIASLTINSAQFAPNVGFYYYSAPVSNLTKLYCKHLDSIGLSATHSSKYSDVRIGSHLYSDAQWHADQLKSRIDEITAQRSLAFRCEYDELRHFHTQIACYTAWLLQCATGHRAAEQFSFGMPTIALDGWAILRDKVVDEAHRARLVRLSPLAREQIEAYCAHLRGLAQRLAKFNSESAEHIGRMSVLPGLQIGGCNWLFLLPTSPKQALLKLGSAEVQAFLQLKPRLPNNLSRHWFISALRERGLAGEWVSGAAGHIQTGQQPWSSSNTVSPVTISKQWDQIVDGWLKELGFEICTGIPVIHKKRTPHSKTHSNLTALPPTRASEEAHKKSTSAAKALFKKAFSQHTIEDLTNSKELQDQVFNYIARSDEVTEGQKKHLINALTRYLRRKTKMPTSGFVLNCPAEAASFHYDHLLCVERGNWLRQKLPSCLPDDPSNLSLPELLAWAHLCLIIESGLLDPSAALLAILSGGLRQFSGKVWLQWHDNHRLVRCWPGPLSTLMLLAIYARPIHEWPANRLGEKAQSAQEIIWPQASFFSALSNIMKNNFQLTQTWPADPILRTATDIKKVMQAWQQQNWSGLVSSYTRSETKAWAIPEDNLLRLLTGKRIDLGTSESDENLTKIPFLSPQQADNQNTRQAAKSLRNCILEYKEGTATGIHSAKGVIEQIKHEESNWNDQDVGQIVFLLAQYAKELLSRKKNGKKRYKQSTIINYVFGAGEPLLTSCWADNILEYDTENFEEIYRLALNYNEKPTSKKWRGKYIRYFHEYISKIYEVPPVNFAQIDPAFSGITSLVNAQIIRYQEYSDAKSLLREDFFATPEEQVLQELAIILTFRFGLRISECLRLRRCDIVFKNDLVIAYVQRSKFGAPKSRAGFRQVPCWTLADDENELLMRRLASLEAQFGANSQTPIFCSNERTDELIEQSRIKQRLLLALKLATGNNHCRIHDARHTFASTITYLANRDHSHWREEFEKWFPGGIERAQEVWLGSRTPTRRLMYALSVHLGHAQLGTTFESYTHSLDLCQASFMQQHPITIPIMRKLAGWTGLTESAIKVRRHREDTDEGFWEGLISFTIKKNNLPEIIIKFEHNRPSLLPTRSIDNQCNLSLLHKTIISLNSGLTQAEVTSHFGFSANQVEQIHKSYSKLKSETGYQGFDKETTSRYFNNNFYNDLEGKIIAFLKTYPEQGRRVLNTWRGNYEKNRSGLAIADQQEQEVWKEFLLAIGAQGTYQSIRTTDINVCTPHETLFRGPRYPSQIRERRITKFAPVILAIFHPHQDKIPASRSLAQQELHHILALTIIHNHLYQISPLPQNI
- a CDS encoding type I secretion system permease/ATPase → MNANTIPPDLGGNEQPIDSALACLVMLARYHQIAIEPEQIKHEYASDQGTLTESDVLLAAKKSGLKVKAVDTHFDRLERTPLPAMAKTIEGGWVILAKIEGNEILIQDPLFGRPQKISKDEWLTKWSARLILFTSRASLAGDLARFDFSWFIPAIVKYRKLLGEVLLVSFVLQLIGLATPLFFQVIMDKVLVHRGLTTLDVLALGLLVISVFEVGMTALRTYVFSHTTNRIDVELGAKLFRHLLALPLAYFQARRVGDSVARVRELENIRNFLTGQALTSVLDLVFSVVFLAVMFYYSGWLTLIVVLSLPCYVLLSVLITPILKVRLDEKFARGAENQSFLVETINGVETIKSMAVEPQVTRRWDNQLAGYVAAGFKVTQLANIGSQGVNLIQKVVVIATMWIGAKLVIEGDLTVGQLIAFNMLAGRVASPVMRLAQLWQDFQQVGISMQRLGDILNTRTEINQNRAQLPPIQGHIEFDQIHFRYRPDAPEILRGINLKINAGEVIGIVGRSGSGKSTLTKLLQRLYVPERGRVLIDGVDLSLADPAWLRRQIGVVLQENLLFNRSIRDNIALADPGMSMDRVIYAAKLAGAHEFIVELPEGYDTHVGEHGTGLSGGQRQRVAIARALVTNPRILIFDEATSALDYESERIIQNNMKAICSGRTVLIIAHRLSAVRNSNRIIAMDRGQIVEEGPHQELVSKPDGYYARLHAMQMA